Within the Telopea speciosissima isolate NSW1024214 ecotype Mountain lineage chromosome 4, Tspe_v1, whole genome shotgun sequence genome, the region GTATATTGTTCATAGGGTTGTCACGTTTTATACAATATTTGAAATTCTcaacttaacactccccctcacttCATCTGCCGAAATGATTGGTCTTAAAATGTGACTAAACCAACATAAACATGAGCATTTATATTGTCTGTGTGTTGAACATGATCTAAGTGAGTCTTGTATGGATCACCATCAATTGTTTATGCAAAACAGCTCTCTGCTAATTATTTTGTCCGCATACCTGAGAGATCCCTATCCTTATAGGTATACTTTGTGTGTCTTGGTGTGCCAATGGTTGATGCCTACATTGGCTATATATCGATAGATTAAATTCATAATGTGTATCTGTGAGTGGAGGAGATACCCATCATAGAATCCACTTTCTAATTAGAGAGAATATTATGTGAGAATTTACAAATAATGATTGGATGAAAGTCGGAGCTTAAAATTATTTGCAAGCACATTTAaatattagtattattattaaatGATTATATTTTAAAAGTGTTTTATAAATGTTTCATGTTCAATCAATGGTTGAGATTCTCGGTATTGACTTTTTCAACGGATTAAGGTTTTCGATAGCTATATTTCCATACCCAAAAATCCATTATGTGTTGTTAAAGAGAAGAGATATAAATGTAATGTTTTATATCATTCATGGGTTTACATGTTATTTTCAACTGTTGTTGCATTTGTTATTGTTTAGTGCTATTTAATGGGTAAATAATACTAATTACTATGGATGAATTAGACTCACCTTGTATAACCTCAATGGAAACACCCTATAGGGTCACGCCACTTGACTAACCCCTATATATGTagttagggaggagagagacacaTTATATCCCTATTATCCAATGCTATAAGAGTCATTTGATGtagcatggtcatgttcaacggaaaccttgggatgcaccagtatggaagagtgatttgattaggattgaaagatataaaagaactaggggcaaGCTTAAATGATCCTAGGAAAAATAGTGAGGAAAGATATGTATAGTTTGGGCCGTCTCTCAAGCATGGCCTCAAATAGAACTATTTGGGACATTGATCTATGTTTCTGACCTTATTAGGTGGGATTTTCCTGAATTTCTATCAATATTATTGTGCTCTTTTCCTTTTACTATTATTTTAGTTATTGTTTTTGCAAACGTACATGTAAGTGGCCCCACTTAAGAAGAATTTTCTTGAGTTTTGTGCTCTTTTCCTTTTactattattttaattattgtcTTTGCAAAAGAttcatgtaaccgaccccaaTTAATTGGAACAAGACTTagacaactctctctctctagtttttACAAGCTATGGGTACCCATATAATGAGGTTGgagctagggttttaagaatGGGGAATCAGATCAGATCGATGAATAGGTCAAAATCCCTAgaaattccttatttttggaTCTGACTGATTCCGAGGTTCTTGACCACCGATTCGGGCCGATTCTGATCCAATCTAGATTGAAATCACCTATGATTGATTCCGTACTTTAAAACCCTGGTTGGGGCCCTCTCTGGATGCCAAAATTGACAACGATACTACCTTTCGAATTTGTGTCTAAGTCAAATTATAAGGGCCCCGGACCGAATGCCAATTGATTTTCAGAATCTCAAAGTTTTACATCATGTCGTACAAGTTTGTAGAGCCCATTCCCAGTTCGACCACTGGAAAGATAAATTTTCAAGGCCTAAACTAAAAGTGTTTTTCCCGAAGTTCTTCCTTTTCTCATGAGTGACCCTATATACCTGTAATTCTTTCTAGTAGAGGATCGGCACTCTTGCAACACATAGCCAAACTCCAGAGGAACATGTCCGAGAGAAATCGGCCCGGATCTGCCTGCCTGATAGAGAAACACGAGAAACATAATCTACCTAATAATTATCCAACCATTATGAGAGGACGACCTatgaatattaaaaatataaaattcatGAAAGAAGTAAAATTACAAACTTGACTTTTATACCATGCTCGATCTGAAAAACTTCACCAGCTAATCACATCAAGAGTTCCAACCAGATTGATGAAATGTAGTCCACCAAAAAGCCGCTTCCAACCACTGTGACCATTCCCATGGTACTCGTGAGCTATATTAATGTTCCTTGCAAAATTGCAACTCTTTCACAACTGATTTTTAAGCTGTTAATCCTCCTTTAAATCGTTACGAGATGATGGAATCATCTACCAAACCTTTCAATCCTTCGACGCCGTACTTCTTCCAAAGAAAGGTCCCGAGGCTGATTCAATGGCCGAGTAGATGACAACCCATCTCTATGCCTTCTTGCACCACACATCTCGCATATATTTAACCTCCCAGAATTATCAAAGGTGCAAGCTGAGCATCTCCACAAACTGGACACATCCCTTCCTGTCCGGCTCCCACCAACAGTCCCCCTTCCAGAAATCTGAGGTCTCCGGAAATGAAACAAGCCCTTCAGGAACCTCAAAGGCCAGCTCACCACATCAGTAAGTCCTCTAAGTATAGATGTCAGTGGGTCTGGACCAGAATAAGAACTTTTTATCCGAAGGTAGAGAAATCCAGCAAGAATTCCACCAAGGTGACCCAAGAAAGACACGCCTGGCACAAACATTTGAATAAGAATCAGCTCAGCCCATGCTGCATATCGTGCGGGTACAATTAGTCCATGGACATATGTATAGTTGTCTGCCCGAGAGTTGAGGACCACTTTCATTCCAAAGAGCACACCAGAGAACCCAACTGCATGTTCATAGTAGTAGGCTCTCTCATAATCAAAGAATATGAGAAGGGCCTTTGCAAGGAGTAGTGTGATGCCTTGGGACATTCCTAGTAGTGCTGCAACCATTGAAGCAAACTCGATGCTTCCCATTGAAGTCTCCAACTGGATCCCCTTCCACAGGAGAGACATCATGTTGTAGACCAGGTGGGATTCACTCATGTGGTAGAATGGTGACAAGAAGAAGCGCTTCAGGTCTCTGTGCTGCTAATaattaccaaagataaggaCAGCGTGTAAGGAAGAAATAGAGACATTAaagctccatttgtttcaacgGAAATTATTTTGCAGGAACTGtctttaaaacaaaagaaatttgtatagaaatgaaaaaggaaaattgacACTTCATGGTCCAGTATAGATTTGTTTATAGAAGTGGCCCACCAAATTCTAACACATTGCAAACTGGAGATCAAGTCCGACCATTGGATAGACAACGGACGGTCTGGATGGGCCTCCATTGTCAAATTTGAGACTCAAATTCAACCACTTCActgtgtattggcatgcatgtccATGTACGCGTACAGCACTCCAAGCACTACAGTGCACTCTCCCGAAGACCTGGATTTGCAGAGCTCCATTTTTCCACTTGACAAACTCTGTTcggactgaaacttgacatgcgAAAGAGACCTAGGGATCCAattgtccataaaatttgggcCCCATCCGACATACATGTGGGAGATTTTAGGGACGACCAGATATACTTTGCCCGTGAAAAAAACAGTTTATTTTTACtgaaatataatataaaaactTAGAAATCAActtccattttaattttagtgaTGTTGATTTCCCCACAAGGGGGGAAAAAACTGATTGGCATCTTGCTCAACTATATAATTGCCACCCAAGAAACACACTACCCGTATTTTGgaaataacaaataaagacaaatgaaaaataaattcaaattaattaataagtacAAATTGATTTCCAAGAAATATATTTACTGTTGAAACAAAGACCACAAATATGATTCCCCACGAAGACCATGATATTAGAGGAAACTAACAACATACAGTAGTTGCATAAAAGTATAGCTTCTGAAGCATATCTTTCGCCAAATCATAATGACCTTCAACAATTCAAGATAATCAGGACATCACATCCATCATAATCCTTGGAATTTTTTTACTGCTACGAATAATAATTTATTCATTCAAAAGCAATGGCTACTGAATCAGaagcccaaaaaaattacaGCACAAGGCAAACAGGTGAAGAAAAAACAGACTACACATACAAGCAAAGGCACAGAAAAAATAGAACATAAATTCTACTTAGCTACTTAATGCGTCAGCTAACACATCAGCATATCTAAGACAGCACAGAAATTAGTAGATCTACATGGGAGTGCACAAAGATGTTGCCCTCATTATCATAGTATGAATAAATCCATGGTCCATGTTTGATGCAGTTAGACATTGGATTAAATAGGGATTctttgtcattttttatttttatgttattagaATCGTAGGAAGGTAAGAGTCCAGGTTTATTAGAGAATGATTTTTGTTTTAGATTAGATAGAGTTAGGGTCAAGTTATGATTTCAGtttcaaggtaggattaggacttttattttataaaagggCATGTAACCCACGATTGGGATCTGGATTTTGGAATTGAATGAAAAGTTACCTTGTTGCCGCTCAGAGCTGTGTGCGCACAAGTCTCTCTCCCTTGATTTTCTCCACCTCGTCTCAGGTACTGTTCctgctcttcctcttctctctggtgatcttctcctttccttctttatttcttgcTTCCCTCGTATACCATATGCCTTCCAATTTCTGTTTGGGCCATTAACGATCACTAGAGAATTTGTTGAAACTCATTCAACGCAAATCTGATTGGCTCGAGATTTTGGGGCTTGAATCACCTCCTTAGGGCCAGGTCCAGAAAACCATCTCTGATGAGAGATCTTAACCAATCTCATAACTAACCTGAACTTCTACCGCCAGATCTGAGCTATAAGAACAGAAGATCTTGGTAGATGTTTTGAGGTGTTCATCGGTCAGAACCAAGAGACTATCAAGTTTCACCCCTTCGCTTGCAGTTTCAGACCCTTCCAAGGCCTAAGCAGAGACAACCATCACTTGAAATTGAAGCTGCTGGTTTTGGTTCGAGCAtaaaggttgaagacaaccttcgaTAGGTGTTTTAACATTTCTATTTCCTGATTTCCGGAATTACCCTTTCCTATTTCTTTGAACCCTTCTTGTCCTTATTTATTCTCCTCTTCCCAATCTGTCCGTACTCCCTCATTAATTAAAACTCCTACATCCTTTCACTTTGTCTACCTAAATACACTATTAAGTTTTTGCCTACTTACAATCCTGCCACTGGTCTTATACACTTCAagatatttactgttttgccactaGTGCTTGTGATTTGAGTTATCTAACACTTGGGCGGGCCCATAGCGAACCCATATTGGGTTTCCAACCCCGGGATCGCATCAATGTTCCTGTGATCTTGTCCAGTACTGTGACTGACAATGATCTAGTGATTGGGCCACACACACTACGATAAAGATAAATTCTGCTGTCATTGAATCCGTTATACACAAGTCATTTTATATCCTCATAGACTAGAGTTTTGCAAGAACAGAAACCATAACATCAAGTATCAAGGGTACATATATTTAACAAACCTCACAGCTGAAATACAATAGGTATACTGACTGTGTAGCActgtttttttgggtgaataaatgaattcattgccaaaggaaaaaggaagaaaaaaaaaaaaccagaaagccctaagaaaggggggggggggagaaaaagaaatacaacaTACAAGACCCTGCCTCTTACAAgagagggtggggggggggggactgtaAGAGAGGCGGAGAGGACCCATGCATCAATAATCAACCTTTTTCAAGGGGTGTCAACTAAAAGGGGCAATAGCTAACTTAGTTTGAACATCAAAGGTAATGGAATTCCAAATCTGTTGAAAGGATCAggatttggaggtccatctaTGAAGATTGCGCTCGAACCAAATGTGATAAATGGCCGCATTAAAAGCGAGCTTACCCACCGTGTCAGAATAGCAAATGTCATATCCACGgtccacccaaatccattctctctGAAAGGGAAAAATCCACATTCTACGAGATAGCATTTGGCTAAAAGACCAGACCAGACAGAGGAGGAGAATGGGCAATCGAAAAAGAGATGATCCACATCTTCAAAGGCATTCCAGCGAAGGCAACACTAGGGGGAACAAGAATCTGTCTCTAAAGGAGGAAAACCCGAGTCGGGATGCAAAGAGAGCACACCCTTCAAACAGAGAAGCTATGATGGGGTATGTGCGTCTTGAACTAGACCAAATCGCACCAAGGTTTCATTGAACCATGAGCCCTGATTAGATCCCAAGCGGGATTGGCAGAGAAGAGAACTGACAACGAAGCAGACTAAATAACTATGTCACCACTCCCCCTGGCTTCCTGGGGATACTTGGTAGATTCCAGATGGAAGCGAAGGAGGGGGAGGCCAGTTGGAACTTAAAGGTAGGtcgaatctggtaagagaagaggtttacagcaagaagaagagggagagaagaggaaagaaaaagaagaagaagagaagagaatgggagaattgattgtgtgttgagtgattctcaacacacatattagcttcattaattaactcttccaaattacacaagcctccctagggaggtaaaggaaaataagacaagaaagtaaaaatacaacttagtcatgtctaaTAACTAGACAaggacagaactacccctatacaagatattctaacaactctaacactccccctcaagctggagaataaatgtcatacatttcCAACTTGCACAATAgagtactaaatagactaggagggagacccttggtgaagatatctgctacttgatcacctgtcttcacaaggGGAGTtcaaatgcacccagaatccagcttctctttgatgaagtgacgaccaacctcaatatgcttggttcgatcatgttgaaccggattatgggcaatgcttatggcagctttgttgtcacaataaagtctcattggcccttcagtttcaaagctcaagtcttgaagaagccttttcagccatataagctcacatactccatgggccatggccctaaactcggcCTCAGCATTGGATCGAGtaacaactggttgtttcttgctcctccaggtaactagattgccacccacaaaggtacagtacccaaaagtagatctcctgtcagagactgaaccagcccaatcagcatctgtgtagccttcaatctgcaaatggtcatgcctaGCAAATAGAAAACCTTTTCCTAGACAGGATTTCAggtatctaatgatgcgatacactgcatccagatatccactcctgggagcatgcatgaactgactcaccactccaactgcataagagatgtctggtcgagtcaaggagagatagattagttt harbors:
- the LOC122660249 gene encoding rhomboid-like protein 14, mitochondrial is translated as MEREGGRRVSRGMLPLLALHAVNEYYRLERKPPVTAGLLVANALVYLRPGFLDNLLPALDEVWFNPRLVLKHRDLKRFFLSPFYHMSESHLVYNMMSLLWKGIQLETSMGSIEFASMVAALLGMSQGITLLLAKALLIFFDYERAYYYEHAVGFSGVLFGMKVVLNSRADNYTYVHGLIVPARYAAWAELILIQMFVPGVSFLGHLGGILAGFLYLRIKSSYSGPDPLTSILRGLTDVVSWPLRFLKGLFHFRRPQISGRGTVGGSRTGRDVSSLWRCSACTFDNSGRLNICEMCGARRHRDGLSSTRPLNQPRDLSLEEVRRRRIERFGR